The Papaver somniferum cultivar HN1 chromosome 3, ASM357369v1, whole genome shotgun sequence genome includes a region encoding these proteins:
- the LOC113358727 gene encoding organic cation/carnitine transporter 7-like produces the protein MGGGGEGASYTVDDALTKMGFGTFQALVLAYAGMGQAAEAMEMMLLSFVGPAVQAEWGLSSRQESMITSVVFAGMLVGAYTWGIVSDNHGRRKGFLITAICTFSAGFLSALAPNYISLIFLRCLVGVGLGGGPVLSSWFLEFIPAANRGTWMVIFSTFWTLGTVLEASLAWLVMPTLGWRWLLGMSSFPTLFLLIFYKFTPESPRYFCTKGRIDEALSILEKISRLNGAELPSGKLVSDHMYELELDEKSNPSEDTLLLSPTKRNDSPIASPKNKVSSETQGGLSSLLLLLSPELVRSTLLLWIVFFGNAFSYYGLVLLTSELSTQNSQCDPTSLHSGNSPTTNNNLYLDVLITSFAEFPGLLLAAAIVDRIGRKLSMSTMFFICCIFLFPLMFHQPENLTTALLFGARICITGTFTVVYIYAPEIYPTSIRTTGVGVASSVGRIGGIICPMVAVGLIHGCHQTLAIFLFEVVVFLAGTAVVFFPFETKGRELTNNSVISPSSSSSKSNISL, from the exons atgggaggaggaggagaaggtgCAAGTTACACTGTAGATGATGCACTTACAAAAATGGGTTTTGGGACCTTCCAAGCTCTTGTACTTGCTTACGCTGGGATGGGTCAAGCTGCAGAAGCAATGGAGATGATGCTTTTGTCTTTTGTTGGACCAGCAGTTCAGGCTGAATGGGGCCTTTCTTCTCGTCAAGAAAGCATGATTACTAGTGTTGTCTTTGCTGGTATGCTAGTTGGAGCATACACTTGGGGCATAGTTTCAGACAACCACGGAAGGAG GAAGGGATTCCTCATAACTGCAATTTGCACTTTTTCCGCCGGGTTTTTAAGCGCTTTGGCCCCAAACTATATTTCATTGATTTTTCTCCGTTGTTTGGTCGGTGTTGGTTTGGGAGGTGGCCCAGTCCTCTCATCATGGTTTTTAGAGTTTATTCCTGCTGCTAACAGAGGTACTTGGATGGTAATCTTTTCTACTTTCTGGACTCTCGGAACAGTTTTAGAGGCTTCTCTTGCATGG TTAGTCATGCCGACACTGGGATGGAGGTGGCTACTAGGAATGTCATCTTTTCCTACATTATTTCTACTCATATTCTACAAATTTACGCCAGAGTCACCaaggtatttttgcacaaaaggTAGAATAGATGAAGCACTTTCCATCTTAGAGAAAATATCGAGACTGAATGGAGCTGAACTTCCTTCAGGCAAGCTTGTATCAGATCACATGTATGAGCTTGAGCTGGATGAAAAAAGTAATCCATCAGAAGATACACTTTTACTATCACCCACAAAGAGAAATGATAGCCCCATTGCGTCTCCTAAGAATAAAGTATCGTCAGAGACCCAAGGAGGTCTGTCTTCATTGCTTTTGCTACTTTCACCAGAATTAGTGAGATCAACACTTCTGTTATGGATTGTGTTCTTTGGTAATGCATTTTCATATTACGGTCTCGTATTGCTAACTTCGGAGTTAAGCACTCAGAATAGTCAATGCGACCCAACTTCGTTGCATTCAGGAAACTCGCCAACCACAAATAACAATCTCTATCTAGATGTTCTTATAACGAGTTTTGCAG AGTTTCCTGGGCTTCTGTTGGCGGCAGCTATTGTAGACAGGATAGGGCGCAAGCTCTCGATGTCAACAATGTTCTTCATTTGCTGCATATTCCTTTTTCCTCTAATGTTCCATCAGCCCGAGAATCTGACCACGGCTCTTCTTTTTGGAGCTCGCATTTGTATTACAGGAACTTTCACTGTTGTGTATATTTATGCCCCCGAG ATATACCCGACGTCGATTAGGACGACTGGTGTAGGAGTGGCAAGTTCAGTGGGAAGAATAGGAGGCATTATATGCCCAATGGTGGCAGTAGGTTTGATACATGGATGTCACCAAACACTTGCCATTTTCTTATTTGAGGTTGTAGTATTTCTTGCTGGGACTGCTGTTGTATTCTTTCCCTTTGAAACCAAGGGACGTGAACTTACCAATAATTCTGTaatatcaccatcatcatcatcatctaaaagCAACATATCACTGTAA